A portion of the Streptomyces sp. NBC_01335 genome contains these proteins:
- a CDS encoding LysR family transcriptional regulator, translated as MDSRYVRAFVAVHDHGGISSAAQALGYAQSSVSAQLKRLEAELGVAVLVRAGTGAVLTEAGRRLLPHAREALDLEERMHRAVRGDRPRLRIGAQESLAHVWMPDVLAALEYGAGRAETGADVVLTVADRQTLERAFGAGELDLVFQYDNGVRALGPHAVVGHDRSVLVAAPSHPLAREEVVTARQMLRHEFLVAEAGCTSEMLVDRFGRDLLEGARLAVVQGSVSALLRLAGYGHGVSLLPELAVGRELRDGELVELRLAERLRPVSIVAQWRSRLGPAEQAVRALLDVARRADPLPEVTRMVHGAPAA; from the coding sequence GTGGATTCTCGCTATGTGCGCGCTTTCGTCGCGGTCCATGACCACGGCGGCATCTCCTCCGCGGCCCAGGCCCTGGGGTACGCGCAGTCCAGTGTGAGCGCCCAGCTCAAGCGTCTCGAAGCGGAGCTGGGAGTGGCCGTGCTGGTGCGGGCGGGTACCGGGGCGGTGCTCACGGAGGCGGGCCGCCGGCTGCTGCCGCATGCGCGTGAGGCCCTGGACCTGGAGGAGAGGATGCACCGGGCCGTGCGCGGCGACCGGCCGCGGCTGCGGATCGGGGCGCAGGAGTCGCTCGCTCACGTGTGGATGCCCGACGTGCTGGCGGCCCTGGAGTACGGCGCGGGCCGCGCGGAGACCGGTGCGGACGTGGTGCTGACGGTCGCCGACCGGCAGACGCTGGAGCGGGCCTTCGGCGCGGGCGAGCTGGATCTGGTGTTCCAGTACGACAACGGCGTCCGAGCCCTCGGCCCGCACGCCGTGGTGGGACACGACCGCTCGGTGCTGGTCGCGGCGCCGAGCCATCCGCTGGCGCGGGAGGAAGTGGTCACGGCCCGGCAGATGCTCCGTCACGAATTCCTGGTGGCCGAGGCGGGCTGCACGTCCGAGATGCTCGTGGACCGCTTCGGACGGGATCTCCTGGAAGGTGCCCGACTGGCCGTCGTACAAGGGTCGGTGTCGGCGCTGCTGCGGCTGGCGGGGTACGGGCACGGGGTGTCGCTCCTGCCGGAGCTGGCGGTCGGCCGGGAGCTCCGGGACGGCGAACTCGTGGAGTTGCGTCTGGCCGAACGGCTCCGCCCGGTGAGCATCGTCGCCCAGTGGCGGTCCCGTCTCGGACCCGCCGAGCAGGCGGTGCGCGCACTGCTCGACGTGGCCCGCCGGGCCGACCCCTTGCCCGAGGTGACACGCATGGTCCACGGCGCGCCGGCCGCCTGA
- a CDS encoding serine/threonine protein kinase: MGEVFAGRYELVDPIGRGGVGAVWRAWDHRRRRYVAAKVLQQSDAHTLLRFVREQALRIEHPHVLAPASWAADDDKVLFTMDLVSGGSLAHVIGDYGPLPPRFVCLLLDQLLSGLSTVHAEGVVHRDIKPANILMEATGSGRPHLRLSDFGISMRKGEPRLTETNYVVGTPGYFAPEQMMGAEPDFPADLFAVGLVALYLLQGQKPDSRAIIEHFVTHGTPGAPQGLPEPLWQVLAGLLQPDPQARFRTATGARKALAAAVEMLPEPPAGEEPVEVFDQIGPLPDGFGPHGPLNSPYGGPPHASPDGGPAAAPPHATEAAPPGGQLPHQAAPVSMSETGSFHLAPPPVPSSWPAAPSPGPEPAAQAASPATAATAAGHPGPAPTRGYTTPHGHPAAPAPAAHPHPAPPAPAPRTARPGPSPKVAIPVLVVALLCFAVGVWALTQA; encoded by the coding sequence ATGGGTGAGGTATTCGCCGGCCGGTACGAACTGGTCGATCCGATCGGACGCGGCGGTGTGGGCGCCGTCTGGCGCGCCTGGGACCACCGGCGCCGCAGGTACGTCGCGGCCAAGGTGCTCCAGCAGAGCGACGCGCACACACTGCTCCGCTTCGTGCGCGAGCAGGCGCTGCGCATCGAGCATCCGCATGTGCTCGCGCCCGCCAGCTGGGCCGCCGACGACGACAAGGTCCTGTTCACCATGGACCTGGTCAGCGGCGGTTCACTGGCCCATGTCATAGGCGACTACGGCCCGTTGCCGCCGCGCTTCGTCTGCCTCCTGCTCGACCAGCTGCTCTCGGGGCTGTCGACCGTGCACGCCGAAGGCGTGGTGCACCGCGACATCAAACCCGCCAACATCCTGATGGAGGCCACCGGTTCGGGGCGTCCGCACCTCCGGCTGTCCGACTTCGGCATCTCGATGCGCAAGGGGGAACCCCGGCTCACCGAGACCAACTACGTTGTGGGCACACCGGGTTACTTCGCACCGGAACAGATGATGGGTGCCGAGCCGGACTTTCCCGCCGACCTCTTCGCGGTGGGGCTCGTCGCCCTGTACCTCCTCCAGGGCCAGAAGCCCGACTCGCGGGCGATCATCGAGCACTTCGTCACCCACGGCACCCCCGGCGCCCCGCAGGGCCTTCCCGAGCCCCTCTGGCAGGTGCTCGCCGGGCTGCTCCAGCCGGACCCGCAGGCCCGGTTCCGTACCGCGACCGGTGCGCGCAAGGCACTCGCCGCGGCGGTGGAGATGCTGCCCGAGCCCCCGGCCGGCGAGGAGCCGGTGGAGGTGTTCGACCAGATCGGGCCACTGCCGGACGGGTTCGGCCCGCACGGCCCGCTCAACAGCCCGTACGGCGGCCCGCCCCACGCTTCGCCCGACGGAGGCCCCGCCGCCGCCCCTCCCCACGCGACTGAGGCCGCCCCGCCCGGCGGCCAGCTCCCGCACCAGGCAGCCCCGGTGTCCATGTCGGAGACCGGCAGCTTCCATCTGGCCCCGCCCCCCGTCCCCTCGTCGTGGCCCGCCGCTCCGTCGCCCGGCCCGGAACCCGCCGCCCAGGCGGCCTCCCCGGCCACCGCCGCCACGGCCGCCGGGCACCCCGGGCCCGCCCCGACACGCGGCTACACCACGCCCCACGGGCACCCCGCGGCCCCGGCGCCCGCCGCGCACCCGCACCCCGCACCACCGGCCCCTGCGCCCCGTACAGCCCGACCGGGGCCGTCCCCGAAGGTGGCGATCCCGGTCCTGGTGGTCGCGTTGCTCTGCTTCGCCGTCGGCGTCTGGGCGCTCACCCAGGCCTGA
- a CDS encoding ROK family transcriptional regulator: MPQTSAGSSPRDRTREDVFRHIQSAGHLTRARIVALSGLSRSTVNHAVTRLLADERVTETQAEGGGPGSGSGRPAAVLRVVPRHGEAPVAAIDFGHNHINVALGDSLGRPVAEDRVELDVDLRAVEAIDRAAGMLDGLRGSFGSDRLGAVVAGVPGPLDTGSGLVRSPTILSSWVGLAPRKELEERLGVPVHAENDALLGAYGELHLGVGRRYRDFLYVKVSHGIGAGIVVGGVPYRGSQGYAGEIGHTQLPGHTEMCRCGNRGCLETVVSVSALAAQIAHTHPGVVTGPRFLPQVDDPVTDRILDGAGRTLGGVLAAFCNLLNPSALIVGGELGASTGALVEGITTAIRQHAQPAIATGLEILPAGLGARAELLGALRLATTLVPH; encoded by the coding sequence ATGCCTCAGACGTCAGCAGGTTCCTCGCCCCGGGACCGGACCCGCGAGGACGTCTTCCGGCACATCCAGTCGGCGGGCCATCTGACCCGCGCCCGGATCGTCGCACTCAGCGGACTGTCCCGGAGCACCGTCAACCACGCGGTGACCCGGCTGCTCGCCGACGAACGCGTCACCGAGACACAGGCCGAGGGCGGCGGACCGGGCTCCGGCAGCGGCCGGCCCGCGGCGGTGCTCCGTGTCGTACCCCGCCACGGGGAAGCCCCCGTGGCGGCCATCGACTTCGGCCACAACCACATCAACGTCGCCCTGGGCGACTCCCTCGGCCGCCCCGTCGCCGAGGACCGGGTGGAACTCGACGTCGACCTGCGGGCCGTCGAGGCGATCGACCGTGCGGCGGGGATGCTCGACGGACTACGCGGATCGTTCGGGAGCGACCGGCTCGGTGCCGTCGTCGCGGGTGTACCGGGCCCGCTCGACACCGGATCAGGGCTGGTCCGCTCCCCCACCATCCTGTCGAGTTGGGTGGGGCTCGCTCCCCGCAAGGAGCTCGAAGAACGCCTCGGGGTGCCCGTGCACGCCGAGAACGACGCCCTTCTCGGCGCGTACGGGGAACTGCACCTCGGAGTCGGCCGCCGCTACCGCGACTTTCTCTACGTCAAGGTGTCGCACGGCATCGGGGCGGGAATCGTCGTCGGCGGGGTGCCGTACCGGGGGTCACAGGGGTACGCGGGCGAGATCGGGCACACCCAGCTGCCGGGGCACACCGAGATGTGCCGCTGCGGCAACCGGGGGTGCCTGGAGACGGTGGTGTCGGTCTCCGCGCTCGCGGCGCAGATCGCCCACACCCACCCCGGAGTGGTGACCGGCCCGCGCTTCCTGCCGCAGGTCGACGACCCGGTGACCGACCGGATCCTGGACGGGGCGGGCCGGACGCTCGGCGGCGTACTCGCCGCGTTCTGCAACCTCCTCAACCCGTCGGCGCTGATCGTGGGCGGGGAGCTGGGCGCCTCCACCGGGGCGCTCGTGGAAGGCATCACCACGGCGATCCGCCAGCACGCCCAGCCCGCCATCGCGACCGGGCTCGAGATCCTGCCCGCCGGGCTCGGCGCCCGCGCCGAGTTGCTGGGCGCCCTCAGGCTCGCCACCACGCTGGTCCCGCACTGA
- a CDS encoding DUF6344 domain-containing protein — MSAFKVKNLWTAFITAFFALLASLGLAAANASATEQQPTHTTQEHTGATAATATTPSVRWTLPRDRALPPTMKQRIRAEAHGSSPATRHLPADTANATGTEAARTNYGATEGESPLPPP, encoded by the coding sequence ATGAGCGCCTTCAAGGTCAAGAACCTTTGGACAGCCTTCATCACCGCCTTCTTCGCCCTCCTCGCCTCCCTCGGCCTCGCCGCGGCGAACGCCTCGGCCACGGAGCAGCAGCCGACGCACACGACCCAGGAGCACACGGGTGCGACCGCGGCAACCGCGACCACCCCGTCGGTGCGATGGACCCTTCCGCGTGACCGGGCGCTGCCACCCACGATGAAGCAGCGCATCCGCGCCGAGGCGCACGGCTCCTCACCCGCCACCAGGCACCTGCCCGCCGACACCGCGAACGCCACCGGAACCGAAGCAGCCCGCACCAACTACGGGGCCACGGAAGGCGAGTCCCCGCTCCCGCCTCCCTGA
- a CDS encoding MFS transporter, with the protein MTTAAPLSRPSRVVPGEPDPAPTGLPAPSRLGAKLTFAGMATGNLLVLLDTSILNVAVPDVQKSLHPSAAALPWAVDAYTVVFAGLLLAGGVLADRWGARRVYVGALGLFAALSVVCALAPGIGSLIAGRALLGAAGAGLVPASLALLIHLNPDPARRTRAIGAWTALSGLGAAAGPVLGGALVELGGWRLVFLVNPPIALAALLLARRLPVPPVRATRALDRPGLGLSTAGLGLLTFGLVEAGIQGWGSGYALVPVTAALLCFALVAVVERRVAGPVLPPALLALPRVRAAMIAAAVSCFAYFGGMYMFAVWLQHAYDLSPFAAGLASLPIAFPVCVMPFFTGRLVARHGPRPILLTGMSAAVVSGVLLAFCTGHHPSMLLIVAAELTLAATGTLSIPGAAAAMAVAAPPEYAATGQGALNGVRQAGSALGVAVLGTFGALASSGYVLIGVGLLAVLLVSRATGTSTARPAS; encoded by the coding sequence ATGACCACCGCCGCCCCCCTCTCCCGCCCTTCCCGCGTCGTACCCGGAGAACCCGACCCAGCACCAACCGGGCTCCCCGCACCCTCCCGGCTCGGTGCGAAGCTGACGTTCGCCGGTATGGCCACCGGCAATCTGCTCGTCCTGCTGGACACCTCGATCCTCAACGTGGCCGTGCCCGACGTGCAGAAGTCGCTGCACCCGTCCGCCGCGGCCCTGCCCTGGGCCGTCGACGCCTACACCGTCGTGTTCGCCGGGCTGCTCCTCGCCGGGGGCGTCCTCGCCGACCGCTGGGGCGCACGCCGTGTCTACGTCGGCGCCCTCGGTCTCTTCGCCGCGCTCTCCGTGGTGTGTGCACTGGCGCCCGGTATCGGCTCCCTCATCGCGGGCCGAGCGCTCCTCGGTGCCGCGGGCGCCGGTCTGGTCCCGGCCTCCCTGGCGTTGCTGATCCACCTGAACCCCGATCCGGCGCGGCGCACCCGGGCCATCGGCGCCTGGACCGCGCTCAGCGGCCTCGGGGCCGCGGCCGGGCCGGTGCTCGGCGGCGCGCTGGTCGAACTCGGGGGCTGGCGGCTGGTCTTCCTCGTCAATCCGCCCATCGCGCTGGCCGCGCTGCTGCTGGCCCGCCGGCTCCCCGTGCCCCCGGTACGCGCCACCCGGGCCCTGGACCGCCCGGGGCTCGGCCTGTCGACCGCGGGTCTCGGCCTGCTCACCTTCGGCCTGGTCGAGGCCGGTATCCAGGGATGGGGCTCGGGGTACGCCCTGGTCCCCGTCACCGCCGCTCTGCTCTGTTTCGCGCTGGTGGCCGTCGTGGAGCGCCGGGTCGCCGGCCCCGTCCTGCCGCCGGCCCTGCTCGCCCTGCCCAGGGTCCGTGCGGCGATGATCGCCGCCGCGGTGTCCTGCTTCGCCTACTTCGGCGGGATGTACATGTTCGCCGTCTGGCTGCAGCACGCCTACGACCTGTCGCCGTTCGCGGCAGGGCTCGCCTCGCTGCCGATCGCCTTCCCCGTATGCGTGATGCCGTTCTTCACCGGGCGTCTCGTCGCCCGGCACGGCCCTCGGCCGATCTTGCTGACCGGCATGTCCGCCGCTGTCGTCTCCGGTGTACTGCTTGCCTTCTGCACCGGCCACCACCCGTCGATGCTGCTGATCGTCGCGGCCGAACTGACGCTCGCCGCGACCGGCACCCTGTCCATTCCCGGTGCCGCCGCCGCGATGGCCGTGGCCGCACCGCCGGAGTACGCCGCCACCGGTCAGGGCGCGCTCAACGGCGTCAGGCAGGCGGGTTCCGCGCTCGGGGTGGCGGTGCTCGGCACCTTCGGCGCCCTGGCCTCGTCCGGCTACGTCCTCATCGGCGTCGGCCTGCTCGCGGTGCTGCTGGTGTCCAGGGCCACGGGTACGTCCACCGCCAGGCCGGCCTCCTGA
- a CDS encoding helix-turn-helix domain-containing protein has translation MDAAQQEATARARELQRSWYGEPLGALFRRLIDDLGLNQARLAAVLGLSAPMLSQLMSGQRAKIGNPAVVQRVQALQELAVQVADGSASAGEAADRMDEIKKSQGGSVLSSTGQVTANGGAPTVRRVVREIQSLLRSVSAAGDIIDAADSLAPTHPELAEFLRVYGAGRTADAVAHYEGHQN, from the coding sequence ATGGACGCAGCGCAGCAAGAGGCAACCGCAAGAGCCAGGGAACTCCAGCGCAGTTGGTACGGAGAGCCGCTCGGTGCGCTCTTCCGCCGGCTGATCGATGATCTTGGCCTGAACCAGGCCCGGCTCGCGGCCGTACTCGGGCTGTCCGCGCCCATGCTGTCCCAGTTGATGAGCGGCCAGCGGGCCAAGATCGGCAACCCCGCGGTGGTCCAGCGCGTCCAGGCGCTGCAGGAACTCGCGGTCCAGGTCGCGGACGGCAGCGCCAGCGCGGGCGAGGCCGCCGACCGGATGGACGAGATCAAGAAGTCCCAAGGAGGATCGGTTCTGTCGAGCACCGGCCAGGTCACGGCCAACGGCGGAGCACCCACCGTCCGCCGTGTCGTCCGCGAGATCCAGTCGCTGCTGCGCTCGGTCTCGGCGGCCGGGGACATCATCGACGCGGCCGACTCCCTCGCCCCGACCCACCCCGAACTGGCAGAGTTCCTCCGGGTGTACGGCGCGGGTCGCACCGCGGACGCCGTCGCGCACTACGAAGGACACCAGAACTAG
- a CDS encoding DLW-39 family protein has protein sequence MKKLLLVALAAIGGLLVYRQIQADRAEQDLWTEATDSVPAGSGV, from the coding sequence GTGAAGAAGCTTCTCCTGGTCGCACTGGCCGCCATCGGCGGGCTCCTCGTGTACCGCCAGATCCAGGCGGATCGCGCCGAGCAGGATCTGTGGACGGAGGCGACCGACTCCGTGCCCGCAGGTTCGGGCGTGTGA
- a CDS encoding glycoside hydrolase family 3 protein: MHTTRLPRGARRGKALAIAAATAVVAGIVFTSVPAATAATSDPNPAALELKNAALSREAATQGMVLLENHDHALPIAKKGNIALFGVGAYKTVKGGTGSGNVNNRYTISARQGLTDAGYQVTTSDAYWSAMTQAYDTKYPASATGSTFGSTVDYASVEQPLTAANVAPSASTDTAVFVVARNSGEGSDRSAGKGDYQLTDIERANLKLLGQTYKRVVVVLNTGGIVDTSFFQEINSEVKDAPGGQALDALLLMSQAGQESGAALTEVLNGTVTPSGKLTDTWASQYSYYPASATFGKNDNDPLTEQYTEGIYVGYRYFDSLYKKLNPADPSSVVNYAFGYGQSYTDFDIKAQQVKADAKTVKVTAKVTNTGRTYSGKEVVQVYVSAPQTGLDKAYQQLTGYAKTDNLAPGQSQTVTISFDTTSLAAYDESRAAYVLDAGDYVVRVGNSSRNTHVAGRLNLAKSVITEQDHTELADQKPASELTSSTKDFFTYPGEQAEIARSGRIRLDPRSFRTEKKASPYQQNVPVDSSSPYYALDGDKISSTTVYLDPKQKNWEGTGSAYAPKTGEQVKHVSTNTATTLYDVAKGKATMEQFVAGLSVSQLADIVEGSSAAGTTLTAKGAAGYTTPNYEKLGIPGMALSDGPAGLRLTQKIGTDDNATYQFGTAWPVGTLLAQSWDRGLVAEVGTAVGEEMQEYGVQLWLAPGMNIHRDPLNGRNFEYYSEDPLVSGLTAAATTEGVQSIPGVGVTIKHFAENSQETNRTTSNSVIGERTLREIELKGFEIAVKAAQPMSVMSSYNKINGTWTASNYDLLTDLLRGEWGYKGTVMSDWGGSHGSLTSMYAGNDLIEPGGNPAEVINAIKQVAPTTDVTGLPVYNRTVTTTRTSYTWQFGGFTPSATGGTTLNTTVDGKTDLSKTPLSGETVRDAYNNQVFTANAKYASVDAAYKAVAALLDPSAAGLTAAQKAGISLTDVQHATAGDDSSPVVAYTVAIKGDYPAQGYPLRLGDLQRSAIRVLTTAAQSSAFEELAGLNGVKGIKVGPYTSQFKNLEPAVTATLSKVSKSSSGSGHGSDDKGHDNGHGSDGKGHGKGHSGH; the protein is encoded by the coding sequence ATGCACACCACACGTCTGCCCAGAGGTGCCCGCCGGGGCAAGGCCCTTGCGATCGCCGCCGCCACCGCTGTCGTCGCCGGCATCGTCTTCACCTCGGTCCCCGCGGCGACCGCGGCCACCTCGGACCCCAACCCGGCCGCGCTGGAGCTGAAGAACGCGGCGCTGTCGCGGGAAGCGGCCACCCAGGGCATGGTCCTCCTCGAAAACCACGACCACGCGCTCCCGATCGCCAAGAAGGGCAACATCGCCCTCTTCGGCGTCGGCGCCTACAAGACCGTCAAGGGCGGTACGGGCTCGGGCAACGTCAACAACCGGTACACGATCTCCGCCCGCCAGGGTCTGACCGACGCCGGTTACCAGGTCACCACGAGCGACGCCTACTGGTCCGCGATGACCCAGGCGTACGACACCAAGTACCCCGCGAGCGCGACGGGCAGCACCTTCGGCTCGACCGTCGACTACGCCTCCGTCGAACAGCCGCTGACCGCCGCCAACGTGGCGCCCTCGGCCTCCACCGACACCGCGGTCTTCGTCGTGGCGCGGAACTCCGGCGAAGGCTCGGACCGCTCCGCCGGCAAGGGCGACTACCAGCTCACCGACATCGAGCGCGCCAACCTGAAGCTCCTCGGCCAGACGTACAAGCGCGTCGTCGTGGTGCTGAACACCGGCGGCATCGTGGACACCTCGTTCTTCCAGGAGATAAACAGCGAGGTCAAGGACGCTCCCGGCGGCCAGGCGCTCGACGCGCTGCTGCTGATGAGCCAGGCCGGCCAGGAGAGCGGCGCCGCCCTCACCGAGGTGCTGAACGGCACCGTCACCCCGTCGGGCAAGCTCACCGACACGTGGGCCTCGCAGTACTCGTACTACCCGGCGTCCGCCACGTTCGGGAAGAACGACAACGACCCGCTGACGGAGCAGTACACCGAGGGCATCTACGTCGGTTACCGCTACTTCGACTCGCTCTACAAGAAGCTCAACCCCGCCGACCCGTCGAGCGTCGTCAACTACGCCTTCGGCTACGGCCAGTCGTACACCGACTTCGACATCAAGGCGCAGCAGGTCAAGGCCGACGCCAAGACCGTGAAGGTCACCGCGAAGGTCACCAACACCGGCCGCACCTACTCCGGCAAGGAGGTCGTCCAGGTCTACGTGTCGGCCCCGCAGACCGGGCTCGACAAGGCGTACCAGCAGCTCACCGGCTACGCGAAGACCGACAACCTCGCCCCGGGCCAGTCCCAGACGGTGACGATCAGCTTCGACACCACCTCGCTCGCCGCCTACGACGAGTCCCGCGCGGCCTACGTCCTGGACGCCGGCGACTACGTCGTGCGCGTCGGCAACTCGTCCCGGAACACGCACGTCGCGGGCCGCCTGAACCTCGCGAAGTCCGTGATCACCGAGCAGGACCACACCGAGCTGGCCGACCAGAAGCCCGCCTCCGAGCTCACCAGCTCCACGAAGGACTTCTTCACCTACCCGGGTGAACAGGCCGAGATCGCGCGGTCCGGCCGCATCCGGCTGGACCCCCGTTCGTTCCGTACGGAGAAGAAGGCGTCGCCCTACCAGCAGAACGTCCCGGTCGACTCCTCCTCCCCGTACTACGCGCTCGACGGCGACAAGATCTCTTCGACCACGGTCTACCTCGACCCGAAGCAGAAGAACTGGGAGGGCACCGGCTCGGCGTACGCCCCGAAGACCGGTGAGCAGGTCAAGCACGTGTCCACGAACACGGCGACCACCCTGTACGACGTCGCCAAGGGCAAGGCGACCATGGAGCAGTTCGTCGCCGGCCTGAGCGTCTCCCAGCTCGCCGACATCGTCGAGGGCTCCAGCGCCGCGGGCACCACGCTCACCGCCAAGGGCGCCGCCGGTTACACCACGCCGAACTACGAGAAGCTCGGCATCCCGGGGATGGCGCTCTCGGACGGCCCCGCCGGCCTCCGCCTCACGCAGAAGATCGGCACCGACGACAACGCCACCTACCAGTTCGGCACCGCCTGGCCCGTCGGCACCCTGCTCGCCCAGAGCTGGGACCGCGGCCTGGTCGCCGAGGTCGGCACGGCCGTCGGTGAGGAGATGCAGGAGTACGGTGTCCAGCTCTGGCTCGCACCGGGCATGAACATCCACCGCGACCCGCTCAACGGCCGCAACTTCGAGTACTACTCGGAGGACCCGCTGGTCTCCGGCCTGACCGCCGCGGCCACCACCGAGGGCGTCCAGTCCATCCCCGGCGTCGGCGTGACGATCAAGCACTTCGCCGAGAACTCGCAGGAGACCAACCGCACCACCAGCAACTCGGTGATCGGTGAGCGCACGCTGCGCGAGATCGAGCTCAAGGGCTTCGAGATCGCGGTCAAGGCCGCCCAGCCGATGTCGGTGATGAGCTCGTACAACAAGATCAACGGCACCTGGACGGCGAGCAACTACGACCTGCTCACCGACCTGCTGCGCGGCGAGTGGGGCTACAAGGGCACGGTCATGTCGGACTGGGGCGGCAGCCACGGCTCGCTGACCTCGATGTACGCCGGCAACGACCTCATCGAGCCCGGCGGCAACCCGGCCGAGGTCATCAACGCCATCAAGCAGGTGGCGCCGACCACCGACGTCACGGGCCTGCCCGTGTACAACCGGACCGTCACCACCACCCGCACCTCCTACACCTGGCAGTTCGGCGGCTTCACGCCGTCGGCCACCGGTGGCACGACCCTGAACACCACCGTCGACGGCAAGACCGATCTGTCGAAGACCCCGCTCTCCGGCGAGACCGTCCGGGACGCGTACAACAACCAGGTGTTCACCGCGAACGCGAAGTACGCCTCGGTCGACGCCGCGTACAAGGCGGTCGCCGCACTGCTCGACCCGAGCGCCGCCGGGCTGACCGCCGCCCAGAAGGCCGGCATCAGCCTGACGGACGTCCAGCACGCCACGGCCGGCGACGACAGCAGCCCGGTGGTCGCCTACACCGTCGCGATCAAGGGCGACTACCCCGCCCAGGGCTACCCGCTGCGCCTCGGCGACCTCCAGCGCAGCGCGATCCGTGTCCTCACCACCGCCGCGCAGAGCTCGGCGTTCGAGGAGCTCGCCGGTCTGAACGGCGTGAAGGGCATCAAGGTCGGCCCCTACACCTCGCAGTTCAAGAACCTGGAGCCCGCGGTCACCGCGACCCTGAGCAAGGTCTCCAAGTCCTCCTCGGGCAGCGGCCACGGCTCGGACGACAAGGGCCACGACAACGGCCACGGCTCGGACGGCAAGGGCCACGGCAAGGGCCACTCGGGCCACTGA
- a CDS encoding DUF6234 family protein, with the protein MGQGQGRPSTGEQAAVSVVLFVVDLMVIGWLVFRYGITGWADSYTDGNPPEAPHEAVRATWLLFGAAVVTGGGFHLLRWRTCGTVQLLVLGAGAALLASLAAGG; encoded by the coding sequence GTGGGGCAGGGACAGGGACGACCGTCGACCGGCGAACAGGCCGCCGTCAGTGTGGTTCTCTTCGTCGTCGACCTGATGGTCATCGGCTGGCTGGTGTTCCGCTACGGAATCACCGGGTGGGCCGACTCCTACACTGACGGCAACCCGCCCGAAGCCCCCCACGAGGCGGTGCGCGCGACGTGGCTCCTGTTCGGCGCCGCGGTCGTCACGGGTGGCGGTTTCCATCTCCTGCGCTGGCGTACGTGCGGCACCGTGCAACTGCTCGTCCTGGGCGCCGGGGCGGCCCTGCTCGCCAGCCTGGCCGCCGGCGGGTAA
- a CDS encoding DUF3566 domain-containing protein — MTDTRGPQPQYEGYANGPLPGEREPAQGTAGPYHPPQAYESPAGGRQATGGQGVRLPRTGARTTPRTRKARLRVSKADPWSVMKVSFLLSIALGICTVVAAAVLWMVMDAMGVFSTVGGTISEATGSNESNGFDLQSFLSLPRVLIFTSVIAVIDVVLATALATLGAFIYNLSAGFVGGVELTLAEDE, encoded by the coding sequence GTGACGGACACTCGGGGCCCGCAGCCCCAGTACGAGGGCTACGCGAACGGGCCACTGCCCGGCGAGCGGGAGCCCGCGCAAGGGACGGCGGGTCCCTACCACCCGCCGCAGGCGTACGAGTCGCCGGCGGGTGGCCGACAGGCCACCGGCGGGCAGGGCGTGCGACTGCCGCGGACGGGGGCGCGGACCACTCCGCGTACCCGTAAGGCACGGCTGCGTGTGTCGAAGGCCGACCCCTGGTCGGTGATGAAGGTGAGCTTCCTGCTCTCCATCGCGCTCGGCATCTGCACCGTGGTCGCGGCCGCGGTCCTGTGGATGGTGATGGACGCCATGGGCGTCTTCTCCACCGTGGGCGGCACCATCAGTGAGGCGACGGGTTCCAACGAGAGCAACGGCTTCGATCTGCAGTCGTTCCTCTCGCTGCCGCGCGTCCTCATCTTCACGTCGGTCATCGCGGTGATCGACGTGGTGCTGGCCACCGCGCTGGCGACGCTGGGCGCCTTCATCTACAACCTGTCGGCGGGTTTCGTGGGCGGCGTGGAGCTCACGCTGGCCGAGGACGAGTAG